The Stappia sp. genome window below encodes:
- a CDS encoding Xaa-Pro peptidase family protein, whose protein sequence is MNAPERGFPDEEYRARLRRAQSAMVEAGLDALLVTTEADVRYFTGFLTRFWESPTRPWFIVVPAVGLPIAVIPSIGAPLMGRTWLHDVRSWRAPDAEDDGVSLLGEALREVAGPAGIVGTPMGPETHLRMPLGDYARLAERIAPMRLRSDAGLVQALRRVKSDREIAKIHHACAIADRAFAHVPEIAGPGVPLSTVARRFQALCLEEGADWVPYLACPCDAGGYADVISPADDRPLAHGDVLMLDTGLVHDGHFCDFDRNFAIGHATPATRDAHRRLIEAVDAAMTLARPGARACDLFHAMDAIVTGGAGGSDTGRLGHGLGTQLTEGPSLVPGDTTRLEPGMVLTLEPGIEVSRGRILVHEENIVIRETGAEFLSTPAAPGIVVLGAAG, encoded by the coding sequence ATGAACGCGCCCGAGCGCGGGTTTCCCGACGAAGAGTATCGCGCCCGGCTGCGGCGCGCGCAAAGTGCCATGGTCGAGGCCGGTCTCGACGCGCTGCTCGTCACCACCGAGGCGGATGTGCGCTATTTCACGGGCTTTCTCACCCGCTTCTGGGAGAGCCCGACGCGGCCGTGGTTCATCGTGGTGCCGGCGGTCGGCCTGCCGATTGCCGTGATTCCCTCCATCGGCGCCCCCCTGATGGGGCGCACCTGGCTGCACGACGTGCGCTCGTGGCGTGCGCCGGACGCGGAGGATGACGGCGTGTCGCTGCTCGGCGAGGCCCTGCGCGAGGTGGCCGGGCCGGCGGGGATCGTCGGCACGCCGATGGGCCCGGAAACCCATCTGCGCATGCCGCTCGGCGACTATGCGCGCCTTGCCGAGCGCATCGCGCCGATGCGGCTGCGCTCCGATGCCGGGCTGGTGCAGGCCCTGCGGCGGGTGAAATCCGACCGAGAAATAGCGAAAATCCACCACGCCTGCGCCATCGCGGACCGGGCGTTTGCGCACGTGCCGGAGATCGCCGGCCCGGGCGTGCCGCTGTCCACCGTGGCGCGCCGGTTTCAGGCGCTCTGTCTGGAGGAGGGGGCGGACTGGGTGCCCTATCTCGCCTGCCCCTGCGACGCGGGCGGTTATGCCGATGTGATCTCGCCGGCCGACGACCGGCCGCTTGCGCACGGCGACGTGCTGATGCTCGACACCGGGCTGGTGCACGACGGCCACTTCTGCGATTTCGACCGCAACTTCGCCATCGGCCATGCGACACCGGCCACGCGGGACGCCCATCGCCGGCTGATCGAGGCGGTCGACGCCGCCATGACGCTGGCCCGGCCCGGCGCACGGGCTTGCGATCTCTTTCATGCGATGGATGCCATCGTCACCGGCGGGGCGGGCGGCAGCGACACCGGGCGGCTGGGCCACGGGCTCGGCACGCAGCTCACCGAAGGGCCGTCGCTGGTGCCCGGCGACACCACCCGGCTGGAACCGGGCATGGTGCTGACCCTGGAGCCGGGGATCGAGGTGTCCCGGGGGCGGATCCTCGTGCATGAGGAGAACATCGTCATCCGCGAAACGGGCGCGGAGTTCCTGTCGACGCCGGCGGCGCCCGGGATCGTCGTGCTGGGGGCGGCCGGATGA
- a CDS encoding pyridoxal-phosphate dependent enzyme: MHIVSNARHGDVPALAGLEAIPDPSTDVAAVAALLARCPAAAETPLLATDELARAAGVAALHVKDERGRMGLGSFKALGAAYVIACDAVATGAEDLKTALGDVTYVTASAGNHGLSVAAGAGVFGARAVVHLADTVPEAFADRLREKGAEVVRSGADYEASMAAAERAAEDNGWRLLSDSSWPGYTTRPWRLMEGYLALMDEAIRQMPAPPTHLLLQAGVGGLAGAAAALARAVWGERVRIVVVEPAAAPALQASIAAGRPVETPGPVSSMGRLDCKAPSLIALKGLARDADAFVTLEDAEVEAHLATLAAAGLATTPSGGAGLAALLAADAEARAALGLGAESRVLAIVSEEAGP; this comes from the coding sequence GTGCATATCGTTTCAAACGCACGTCACGGCGACGTGCCGGCCCTGGCCGGTCTCGAGGCCATTCCCGACCCGAGCACGGATGTCGCGGCGGTGGCGGCCCTGCTTGCACGATGCCCGGCGGCGGCGGAAACGCCGCTTCTGGCCACCGACGAACTGGCCCGCGCTGCGGGCGTCGCCGCCCTGCACGTCAAGGACGAGCGCGGCCGCATGGGGCTCGGCAGCTTCAAGGCGCTGGGGGCGGCCTATGTCATCGCCTGCGACGCGGTGGCGACGGGTGCCGAGGATCTTAAAACGGCGCTCGGCGACGTGACCTATGTGACGGCGAGCGCGGGCAATCACGGGCTGTCGGTCGCCGCCGGGGCGGGGGTCTTCGGTGCCCGCGCCGTCGTTCATTTGGCTGACACGGTGCCGGAGGCCTTTGCCGACCGCCTGCGGGAGAAGGGCGCGGAGGTGGTGCGCTCCGGCGCCGACTACGAAGCCAGCATGGCGGCCGCCGAACGGGCGGCGGAGGACAACGGCTGGCGGCTTCTCTCCGACAGTTCCTGGCCCGGTTACACGACGCGGCCGTGGCGGCTGATGGAGGGCTATCTGGCTCTGATGGACGAGGCGATCCGGCAAATGCCGGCGCCGCCGACGCATCTGCTGCTGCAGGCCGGGGTCGGCGGGCTCGCCGGGGCGGCGGCCGCGCTGGCGCGCGCCGTCTGGGGCGAGCGGGTGCGGATCGTCGTCGTCGAACCCGCGGCCGCGCCGGCGCTTCAGGCCTCCATCGCCGCCGGACGGCCAGTGGAGACCCCGGGACCGGTGTCGTCCATGGGCCGGCTCGACTGCAAGGCGCCGTCGCTGATCGCGCTCAAGGGGCTTGCGCGCGACGCCGATGCCTTCGTGACGCTGGAGGACGCGGAGGTGGAGGCGCATCTCGCCACGCTGGCGGCGGCCGGCCTGGCGACGACGCCCTCCGGGGGCGCTGGGCTGGCGGCGCTTCTCGCCGCCGACGCCGAGGCGCGCGCGGCGCTCGGCCTCGGCGCGGAGAGCCGGGTTCTGGCCATCGTGAGCGAGGAGGCGGGCCCATGA
- a CDS encoding BCCT family transporter, which produces MTRTQTLLAASLSLVFAVGLWSVIDPAGVTAISARIVDAYFLSRGWFVMLTVSGLLLLCLGLAVSRIGDIRLGADDDRPEFSTVSWITMLFAAGMGVGLLFWAVAEPLTHFAFIREGMPDPLAAEQALTTTLFNWGIHAWAIYGATALVIAYFSFRRGTPMLVSAPVEHLFPGETWARIVGWLSDFMAIAAIAIGVGGSIAMGVFQVAAGVDVLLGGDGAGAWLIALVFALMVGCYIPPLLVDLGSGMSRLSNLAMAIAVALVVFTVVLGPTQYLLNSVLGGFGNYVTQAIPRGFQTFTFFDDAVARWFSDWTLTYMVWWIAWGPFVGVFVARISRGRTIREFVLGVLIGPTLFSVLWFGAFGGIGLFDTLNNGGGLIELTRTDVDRVTFGLLERLPFTTLTTLATIAAAFLFIVTSVVSAAFVLGTFSSNGDPDPAPRLRLVWGVLLGLLGAGMILSGSIDAVKTLIALGALPFVFILVLLVVCFLRALGQEGSRHADR; this is translated from the coding sequence ATGACCCGCACGCAGACCCTGCTGGCCGCCTCGCTCTCCCTCGTCTTCGCCGTCGGGCTGTGGAGCGTGATCGACCCGGCGGGCGTGACGGCGATCTCCGCGCGCATCGTCGACGCCTATTTCCTGAGCCGCGGCTGGTTCGTCATGCTGACGGTGAGCGGCCTGCTCCTGCTGTGCCTGGGGCTTGCCGTGTCGCGGATCGGCGACATCCGGCTCGGGGCCGACGACGACCGCCCGGAGTTCTCCACCGTCTCGTGGATCACCATGCTGTTCGCCGCCGGCATGGGCGTCGGGCTGCTGTTCTGGGCCGTGGCCGAACCGCTCACGCACTTCGCCTTCATCCGCGAGGGCATGCCCGACCCGCTCGCCGCCGAGCAGGCGCTCACCACGACGCTCTTCAACTGGGGCATCCACGCCTGGGCGATCTATGGCGCGACGGCGCTGGTGATCGCCTATTTCAGCTTTCGTCGCGGCACGCCGATGCTGGTCAGCGCGCCGGTCGAGCATCTGTTTCCCGGCGAGACCTGGGCCCGGATCGTCGGCTGGCTGAGCGATTTCATGGCCATCGCGGCGATCGCCATCGGTGTCGGGGGCTCCATCGCCATGGGCGTCTTCCAGGTGGCCGCCGGCGTCGACGTGCTGCTCGGCGGCGACGGCGCGGGCGCCTGGCTGATCGCGCTGGTCTTCGCGCTGATGGTCGGGTGCTACATCCCACCGCTGCTGGTCGACCTCGGCAGCGGCATGTCGCGGCTGTCCAATCTGGCCATGGCCATCGCCGTCGCGCTTGTGGTCTTCACCGTGGTGCTGGGGCCGACGCAATATCTGCTCAATTCGGTCCTCGGCGGCTTCGGAAACTACGTGACGCAGGCAATCCCGCGCGGCTTCCAGACCTTCACCTTTTTCGACGACGCGGTGGCCCGCTGGTTCAGCGACTGGACACTGACCTACATGGTCTGGTGGATCGCCTGGGGGCCCTTCGTCGGCGTCTTCGTGGCGCGCATCTCGCGCGGGCGCACAATCCGGGAGTTCGTGCTCGGCGTGCTCATCGGGCCGACGCTGTTTTCGGTGCTGTGGTTCGGCGCCTTCGGCGGCATCGGCCTGTTCGACACGCTCAACAACGGCGGCGGGCTGATCGAATTGACCAGGACCGACGTCGACCGCGTGACCTTCGGCCTGCTGGAGCGCCTGCCGTTCACCACGCTGACGACGCTGGCGACCATCGCCGCCGCCTTCCTCTTCATCGTCACCAGCGTGGTCAGCGCCGCCTTCGTGCTCGGCACCTTCTCCAGCAACGGCGATCCCGACCCGGCGCCGCGCCTGCGCCTCGTGTGGGGCGTGCTGCTCGGCCTGCTCGGCGCCGGCATGATCCTGTCGGGCTCCATCGACGCGGTGAAGACGCTGATCGCGCTCGGCGCCCTGCCCTTCGTCTTCATTCTCGTGCTGCTCGTGGTGTGCTTCCTGCGCGCCCTCGGCCAGGAAGGATCGCGCCATGCTGATCGGTGA